The sequence AACTTCACCTGACAGGTCACCCCCTAGCACTGCCACGTCGCCCCACGGTGCGCGCAGCTCTCACTCCCGGGTAGCTGAGGACCGGACTGGATCCGAGAGGCTGGTGAGGCTGGGGCTCCAGCGGGGCGGGCTGAGTTAGGGGCGGGGCCTGGCGGTAAGGGCGGGGCTCCTAGGCTCTCAGGCGGGGCCTCAGCCAAAGGCGCGGAGCCCAGGGCGCGGAGAGCGCGGAGTAGAGCAGCGCCCAGTGGAGACAAGTGGAAGACGAGGATCGCACCGTCCTAGCCCGCCCGCCAGCGTCCACGCAGCTCCCTCACCCTTACCCCGGCCGGGCCTTGCCAGACGCGACCGGCCGCCATGCAGCCCCGGGGCTGAGGCGGCCCAATGGCGAAGCCTGCGTCCCCGCGGTCCCGGCAACGACGGCGCATGGAGAACTTCCGTAAGGTGCGCTCAGAGGAGGCGCCGGTGGGGAGCGGGGACGAGGGAGGCGGCCCGGGCTCGGGCCCCTTCGCAGACCTGGCGCCGGGCGCCGTGCACATGCGGGTCAAGGAGGGCAGTAAGATCCGGAACCTGCTGGCCTTCGCCACCGCCAGCATGGCGCAGCCAGCCACGCGCGCCATCGTCTTCAGCGGCTGCGGTCGGGCCACCACCAAGACCGTCACGTGCGCCGAGATCCTCAAGCGCCGCCTGGCGGGTCTGCATCAGGTCACGCGGCTGCGCTACCGGAGCGTGCGCGAAGTGTGGCAGAGCCTCCCTCCGGAGCCCACGCCGGGTCAGAAGCCTGGTGAGCCAGCCGCCAGTCTCAGTGTACTTAAGAACGTGCCCAGCCTCGCCATCCTACTTTCCAAGGATTCACTGGATCCGCGCCAACCCGGCTACCAGCCCCCGAACCCCCATCCTGGCCCCTCGTCCCAGCCAGCTGCACCGACGTCCAAGAGGAGTCTAGGGGAACCCGCAGCTGGAGAAGGCTCTGCGAAGCGGTCACAACCTGAGCCAGGTGCTGCTGAAGAGGACCAGACCGCCTGAGAGCTCTGGCCTCTGGGCCACCTAGGCGGGCTGGATCTTACCCCCAGAGCTTCCACCTTGAGATGTACCTCCAGCCTTTCATGCTTTGGTACTCTGGAACCCATGACCTGGCAGCATGGACCCCAAGGCGACAAGAAGGGGACCCCAGGGAAACTTCGTGGTGGCGTTGCTCCTTCACCTATGTGGACTGACGACACAGAACTCCACCTTCAGCTTTTCTGAACCATACGGGGACCTTCCTCAGGGAGGGAATGGTGGGCAGTGGGACTCTTGAGCCTTGCTCAGGACCCCCAAGGCTTAAAGGCACCTAGGATTCTTGAAGTGGGCCTGGAGGGTGGAAGCTGAGGAAAGCTCTTGGAATCACCCCACCACTGTCAGCAGAGGGCAAGGGGTTGGAAACCACTGCCTGAGGGCAGTGGATTATGAGTTGCGGGGGTGCCCTGTTGTGCCCCTCACCTAGGACACAGTTTCCTTTCTAGTTTCCCTTCCCCTGCTTTTAAGGAGCATCCTGAGATCATGCTGGCAGGGGCGTCTCCATAGGCTCTAGCTCTTTTAACATCCCGCTTTCCCCATGCTGGCCCAGAGGGAGAGACCCAGGACAGAACTTCCCATGCCTCCTCTCCTGAGCCCCACAGCTGGAGTCTTGCTtccaataaaacaaacacaaaaatggcTCTGTCCCTGGGTTTTTTCCTAACCACTTGCCTGTGCAGAGACTGCTCTGGTCTGCCCCCTTGTGTCTCAGTCCCCTCCAGCCTGGATCCTTAGCCTTTGGAGTCGTAGGGGTCAGGCACAGAAACTGGACAGCTTCAAAATGGTGCAGGGGGCACATTACCCAGTCCCCggcttctccctctttctcagcCCTCCCTGGCTGTCTCTAGCTTCAGGGCTTGTGGCCAGAAGGGGACCATTTTCACCTTACACATTACCACTAAGGGAAAGGGAGCAGCACATTGCTTttctggaaaaggaaggaagatgagCATCGATGAACTCTCCTGTCACTGCCAAGGGTGGCAGATCCAACTGGGGTCCCTAAACCTGCAGCCTCCTGCCAATAGGCAGCCTTATCCAGAAGGCTGGCACAGAGCCCCCCCCATCCCCATGGATAGGATCTACCCTTCactgctttctttctctgagaAAGGACAGCACACCcttgggagagggggaggagagatgGAGCACAAATCCACTGCTGGAAATTACTATTCAACAGAGAAGCTGGGACTTGGGTTGTGAATCACTGCAGGCTCCCTGATAAGCTGCTGCCTCCAGCTCTGCACAGCTGTCTGTTGAGAGATAATGGCCTTATAAGCCTTTCTGCCCAACTCCAAGTCAggtgggagggtggagagagTGCTGTGTACTGGAAGCACGCTCGCAGGtagggcggcggcggcagcggcgggggGCACATAGCCCCGGGATCTCAGAAGCAGACCCTGCCCCCTTGCAACTTAACAGCATCCTTGCAAAGGAGGAGATGGGGAAGTATGTAAGTCACTTGGTAGGCAGAAACCTGAAATGAATCCTGCTGGTAACAAAAGGTAGGTTTCTGCAGTTGACAGAAGGGGCTCTTCAGGgagtccacccccacccccctatCTCGGCTTCAGCTTTGGATCAGAGAGCCCTGCCATACAGACTCTGACACTGGTTGCCCTCCCCAATTTCTTGTTCTTGATAAGTCCCTAGGGAGGGCCAAGGGGTTTGGGTATGCTTGTCTGAATCTCAGGGGTGGCCCAAGAAGTGTGGAGAGAACGTAAACTATCCTGACAACTAAGGTGCCCTGAGCTGGCACTGGGCGTCTGCATCTCAAGTACATGATAAAACTTGGAAGAGGTCCTGCATGGTAGGATCTTAAGAGAGACTGGTCTTGGTTCTGGAAAAGGGCCAACTTTCAAGACCACTAGTGTCTGAAGTCCTGATTGGCGGGTCACCAGGACTATACAAGCAGAGACTTTCTCTTTTGATGCCTTGGGTCAGGTAAGTCCCCTTCATGTTGTTTCCCAACCTTTAGAGCGTTAACCTGTTCACATGTGGGCTGTTTCTGCCCCCATGCTAGAAAGCAGGTTATGAAACTGGCTTTCTTTTGTGCACCTCTACTCTACCCCAGCAGCTTCAGTTCCCAGGATTTTGATAGGTGCTCATGGGTGCCAATGGAACCCAGCACCTGTGagctccccacccctgctttaCTGGACCCTCTGGCCCTGCTGACCCAGGAGCAGGCTCCAAAGGAAGGTGACAGATATCCCTATACATCCCCATGCCCAAGGCTAAGGTGGGAACCTGAGAAGTGCTGGAGTAAGGCAAGGAGTGGCAAGGGGAGCATCTCAGAGACGCTCACTTTGAGAACTGACTAGTGGTAGAATGGAAGGGAGTGGGATaccccactaccaccaccacaaccGTGAGACCTCATCTTTCCAATAGTGGCCTCTAACCAAGAGCTTCCTGGGCCCTGCCTTGGGGCACTTCCAGGCTAGGGGTGGCAGTGAAGACTCACACCCACAAAACTGTCCCGTCACATAATCAAAATCCATTTGGGAACATAAATGTGTATCATCCAAGGCCAGAGCGTGTGGTCAGATGggcactggaccaccagctgGACCTCGAGGGACTTCATTATTATGCCAAGTCCCAGTCTAGGCACAGTGTGGGACTGGGGTGGAAGAATCAGAATAATCAGACATTGTTTCTACCGCAACGATGTCCTAGtctaggagagagaaaaaagaaagttacagcaCAATGCAGTGATAGTGGGAGAAGGGAGATCTGAGAAGAGGCATTTAATTCACTCAGAGGTGCTGATGGAGCAGGTTCCCCAGTGATCAGAAGGAATTAGCCAGCTGGACAGGACTGGACAGGGAATTCCAGGCAGAACACAGAGAGGTGATGCTTGTCTGGTGCTGAGGCAGCCACAGTGTCTGAAGGAAGCATGGCGAGAGGCAGGTGGGACTGGAATACCAGGTGGGAGCTAGGTCACAAGGAACCTCCCTGAataaaggggagggggggagtggAAGCCAGGGAGTGCCCTGGTCTGATTGATGTTTGAGAAGGATCCCTCTGGCACCTGTGTAGGTGGGAGGTGGATTGGAAGGGACCTGACTGCATTCCATATACTGCAAGGAGGTAGGAGATGGGACAGTGTGAGTGGGGACAGAGATGGGGACAGATTTGAGAGCTACTCAGGCTAGGTAGGATTTCACTGCCATTACAGCCAGGATAGAGAAGGGTTTCTCCTTGTGGCTTTAACCCTAGCTTGGCCAGGACTTAGCCTGCCTTTCTGGCATCAAACAATAGATGGATtttggtggggaaggggagtgagGTAGGGGAGTCCACAGCTTCAAATTGGTAAAAGCTTTAGAAGCTCTTGTCCACTGGCCATGAATGTGCCAGGGCATGTTCACTGTACAGTTGGGGGAAGACCTGGATCAGACACTCCCACCCTGCCACGCCCATCTCTCCCACCAGCTCCCTTCATGTTCCAGCTCCCACTCCATAGTTCTGCAGTTTGGATCATTGCTATGCCCATACTGGCCACTAGGGACTCTCTAGTCCCCTCTATTTCACTGAGATGTTGAAACACCTACAGGTCTCCCAGAGAGAAGGGTAattgaagaaagggaaggaggaaatatAGTCACAGGAAGCTCTCCTTGGTGACACCAGGTTTCTTCTTGTCAGAGCACAGATCTTAGTTTGTAATTGTGCCCTCATTATTGTGAACCTCTGGTTGTCAGTCACCCCAGTAAACCATAAGGCATGATTGAATGGATCCTGCCTGCCTTGCTCCCTACCCAGATCTTGGAACACAGGAAGCCCACAGAGAGCTGTTGACTGAGTGAATAAAGACTGGCTGAACCAGATTTCTGAACTGTTCTGATGCCACATCAAAGTCCTTAACTGTCCAGCCCCATAGACAGTGACCATATGTTCCCCTTTTCCCCACCACTGCTTATGCCCTATCCCCACTGTCTGGGCCCTTGGGTTCTACCTTCTCTTTGAAGAAGCTAAGGGTCACCATGGTGATATCCAACTTGAGGATTCTGACACCTGCTGACTATTATAGATATTGTGAGTTGAACTGTGTCCCTTCAAAAGGTATTTTGAAGCCTTAACCCCTGAtacctgtaaatgtgaccttatttggaaatagggtctttgcagatgtaattaatatGTAAGATGAGGTCATTCTGAAGTAGGATGAGTCCTTAATCCAatatatccttataagaagaggagaagaaacagagacagacacacagagggaagaacggcatgtgaagatggaggcagagattggagtttatgCAGCTGCAagacaaggaatgccaaagatcgCCAGCGAACGACAGAAGCTAAGAAAAAGGTACAGAATGGagtcttccctagagccttcagagagagcatggtcctgcagacatcttgattttggacatctagcttccagaactatgcgagaataactttctgttgttttacgtcacccagcctgtggtagTTTGCTAAagcagccctaagaaactaatacaataggTATTCCCACCACCTTCAGTGGGAATAGGGAAAAGGAATATGGGGTGTTTGCCAAGGTCCAGTCTTGCATGGAGAGAGGGTCTCTGCAGGTTTCTGCTAGCAAATATGAAGCCTGGTGTCATACTGAACAGATCATAGGCTTTGCAGGAAATGAGGCTGACTCTGATCTGGAGCAAGTTaattcttctctgagcctcagctttctcatctacaAAGTGGGGCAGATTGCTGTGGGGACAATACCAGGCTTCCCAATCATTcatcatcagaatcacctagggcacttgttaaaaatataggttgcatgttatatgttaattatacctcaatttttaaaaaatacagattgcCGGTGTTGAACTCCAAAGCAACGGGATCAGAATATCCCAGGAAGGACCTGGAAATGGGCAGTTCAATTAGATCCTCAGGTGATTTTGATGATTAATCAAGGTTGACTAGTCCCCTGAGATAATATATAGAAGGAGGGGCACTCACACTGGTAAGAGACCCAAAGCTAAatccccttctctttcccttcccattCAGCCATGGAGAGAAACTCAACTGTTCAAGAACTGTTGAGAGCTGCCCCCTACAGCTGGTGctggaaaagagagtctcttggCTCAAGGAGCTGGGGGACACAGGAAGAAACCTTTAGGAGAGCAGCTAATGAACTCAGAACACAAAGtacccctgccctgggccctgtTTCCTGATTGGAAACTGTGGGTGTGGGGCTTAGTTCAGACAGCTACAAAAACTCagctttctttgtttaaaaaaaaaaattataaggatGTGGAAAACATAGAACCTGCATacattgctggcaggaatgtaaaatgatgtaggCTGCTTTGGGAcagcttggcagttcctcaaaaagttaaacatagacttACCTTATAACCCATATAAtactcctagatatatatccaaaataatggaacatgtgtccacacaaaaacatgtccacaaatgttcacagcagccttattcataatagccaaaaagtggaaatagctcaaatgtccataaactgatgaatgggtaaacaaaatgtggaatatccATATGATGGAGTATAATTCtgccgtaaaaaggaatgaagtactgattacaacatggaggaaccctgaaaacattatgctaagtgaaagaaaccagacacaaaataacattcatatttatatgaaatgtacagtataggcaaatccatagagacagaaggattagtggttgcctagggctggtggggtagggggaatggggagtgactgccatCGGGTATGGAGTTTCTCTTTGGGGTGATGCAAATGTCCTGGAATTAGATAATGCTTATACAACATAGTGAGTAtacaaaaaaacactgaattatacactttaaaaggatgaattttatggtttgtgagttatatctcaatcAAAAATTATATCCTTTAATGATGTTCTgatcataaaagaaataatttaggaaattacttaagtattaattaattaattatgaaaaAGTACCATTAGAGCTCTCCTATCCATACTGGATGGTGGCCCCCCACAGGATCACCTTTGAAGGCTCCTGCCACCCTTTCTCCCTGATTCCCAGGTAATCTATACGGTGTGTTTATCCCCCCCCACCTCCATGCCTTGTCCCTAGCCTCACAACCTGCCATGCCCTGGGAAAAGAACTTTCTATAATTTACAACAGAAGAATACAACACTCACCATTTACTGAGCTCCATTTATTGAGCTATGTCCAGCCAGGACATagtattttacatgcattatcttataTAATCTTCCCAATAACCTATTAGGTAGGTtccattgttattctttttttcttttataaatttataaatttattgggacttccctggtgacacagcggttaagaatccgcctgtcaaagcaggggacacaggttcgagccctggtccgggaagatcccacatgccgcagagcaactaagcctgtgtgccacaactactgagcctgcgctctagagcccgtgagccacaactatggagtccacgtgctgcaactactgaaacccgcgcgcctagagcccgtgctccacaaggagagaagccaccgcaatgagaagcccgctcactgcaactaagagtagcccccgcttgccgcaactagagaaagcacgggctctaggtgcacaggcttcagtagtcgtggctcacgggcttagctgctctgcggcgtgtgggatcttcccagaccagggctcgaacccgtgtcccctgcattggcaggtggattcttaaccactgcgccaccagagaagtccctcattATTCttattatacaaatgaattaactGTGGTTCAGGAAATTGGAACAACTTGCCTAAGGCCCTGTGGCAGAGCTATAATTTAACAGCAGCAAGAATGTCATTCTCTCAGGTGCTCTCTCTTGTTCATCTCCATTTTCAAAGCAGTTTAGTAGTGAGATCACCATCATTGGAAGTGCACAAGTTGGGAcctgaggaaatggaagcaataTAGGATCAGTCAGACTAACTGCCTCAAGGCCACTTCCAGCCTTGAAATGGcaggattcatttttttcccaaggcaTGCTTAATTACCACCAGAGAAGATAAGAGATTTTCTTGAATGTGAACTTCCCTTTACTAGAAATTCACATGATAGAAGTGTCTTTGTCCTCACAAGCTCCTCAGTAATCCCTCCCCTCTGCACACATCAGAGGAAATGCCTTATCTCAACTCTTCCAGGCTCTTGGCTGCAGCAGGAAGTTGATAGGCTGATCAGCTGGTGGCAATGACACCCCTGAGGCATCAGAAGTCCAGCTGCTGCTGATCCAGAGGGATGGCAAAGGATTTCAGGGCAGAAGATGatagaaagagacaaaagacaCTGACGTCCTTGAGCAAGAGCTGGAGGGAGTAGACAGAATGGTCTGGGGGCTGGAGGCACAACTGTAGGCAAACATGGGAACCAACAGGGCCCACCTCCATAAGTGATGTGGTAGACTGAATTCAAAGATGGCCTCCAGGATTCATGCCCCCTGGTGTACATGCCTTGTATAAACCGGGCTGAATTTGTGAATTTGATGGGATACCATTCCCAAGATTAGGCTACTAATCCATTTACTTTGAATTAATCAAAAGAGAGATTACGCTGGATGTGCCTGACCTAATCAGATGAGGTCTTTAAAGGAGGGTGAAGTGTCAGAGATACTCTCCTGCTGGTTTGAAGAAATAAGTGGTGGTATTGTGAGAGGGCCTATGAAGGGTCCATGTGGTAAGGCCCTGAGGGTGgactctaggagctgagagtgaTCCTTGGCtgacagcaagaaaaaaatggggaCTCAGTCCTACCACTGTAAGGaagtgaattctgccaacaacctaaaCAAGCTTGGAAGAGGACTCTG comes from Balaenoptera ricei isolate mBalRic1 chromosome 2, mBalRic1.hap2, whole genome shotgun sequence and encodes:
- the RPP25 gene encoding ribonuclease P protein subunit p25, coding for MAKPASPRSRQRRRMENFRKVRSEEAPVGSGDEGGGPGSGPFADLAPGAVHMRVKEGSKIRNLLAFATASMAQPATRAIVFSGCGRATTKTVTCAEILKRRLAGLHQVTRLRYRSVREVWQSLPPEPTPGQKPGEPAASLSVLKNVPSLAILLSKDSLDPRQPGYQPPNPHPGPSSQPAAPTSKRSLGEPAAGEGSAKRSQPEPGAAEEDQTA